The Triticum urartu cultivar G1812 chromosome 6, Tu2.1, whole genome shotgun sequence genome includes the window gcctcaccgccccctactactcccaccgctggccaggccatccctctactcacccacacccctgttattctacggtgacggcagcctcacaccgcaaccgaaccagtgaaccctcgtactcctctccgcgtgggtatccactgccgcgtctttcccagctctgcgtcgtccccttcccaggcctcgccgtcatccaccaccttggtgctcttggcgcggcgtggtcaatgtggtcaatgaacgacttccatcggaagagtactatacgtgaagaggctgacaactgggtccacaccgcagcaaggaagtgcctccttattacgcggaaaataatgattcctccacttgacagcagggacccaccggacgggccaccgtatttcacgaaaaaaacgattcccccctgactgatgggacccaccagctacatcttcgcatgcaaggaagtgcctgacagtcgggacccacatggtcgaagcgtacgtagtgttgtcattttggtcgcgaacatgtacgtataTACTGttcgatcggtctgtctgcaagctgcagcgatgaaccatggccgtgtaaggaagggcacgtgtcgtagtagaggcgcgcatatagcatgtcacgcagtcccgttaatatcgtgtacacgtacgtacagcggccagggtgcaagaaagtaaatacggccacgtacgtacatacgggcggtgtctcgaacgcctactcgcgcatacgtacggccagggctcgtgtacatggctgggtcggaacggagaaactgagtcgtcgtgttcatggagaggcaatggaatgcgtcttGTTCATCGGAAGGCAACGGaatacgtcgtgttcatcgggagtcAACTGGCTTGGACGAAATAGCCgatcgaaacgaggcctggcgtaccgcagaacggaggaaacggccttgtgttcgaccgtccacggtcgaaatgggatcctgttcattttgaggggtttggcgtaccgcaaaatggaggaaagaaagttctcttggacctcctacggtcgaaatggggtcctgttgatcgggaggggtgtggcgtaccgcaaaacggacgaaacggacttgtgttggagtgttacggtcgaaacgggggtcctgttcatcgggaggggtgtggcgtactgcaaaacgggactccatgggatactgttcatctccatcgtcgacctctTCCGGCCTCCACGGCTAcagttcatccaccgtcgacctcctccagcctccacctgtgactattcatccacgggctcctgttcatccagcctccaccgctcctccaccggctactcaACCAGCCCTcttccacgggctactgttcgaccacccctccacgggctactgttcaaccagccctccacggggtcctgttcatccagccctccacgggtcctgttcatccagccctcaatggggtcctgttcatccaccctcaaccggctcgatcgaggtcctgttcatccagcggaaacggcctctactaccacggggtcctgttcatccaaccccccatcgggaactgttcatccaactcCCTCCctccccaacaacgctcactgttcatccaaatgCAGCATCGaacagcttcagttagcagcagtagcgaaggaatcactcgggttcggTTAACAACAAGGGATCGATCGGGGTTCGATAAcatagctagtgcaatcgctcgggttcagttagagcgcaacgcctcgcacacacaccgcgtacgtgtacgagagaaacgcgcaaacctccGTGTATCGCTCGGCCCCAatcacccaccgtaaccgggaactccccgatactTTCCTCgtcctcgcttctaccacggttttatCTGTCATGCACGGCCCAAAGAAtatcatgcagctgcgtctccggcccgcccaggacgaaaaacccattttctgttatgattttttgtcaaagaagtaggagcccaccacatctatgatgataccgggttttgtcacaattatcgtcatagaagtgtcataagcatgacaaaaaaaattcgttcggcccaaaatgtcacggatgtgtcttttttttgtagtgcatggtCAACCCGACTTCCATAACTCTCGCGGGCATCCCTTGGGTCGACCCGACTTCAACAAAGGACTGAGGTGAAGGTCAAGGTATTCGTGTGTCCATAACATCAAGGGAGAAtctgaggaatcaccctcgatggattCCTACTCGATGTAACCATCAAGGTGATCTTGAAGGAATCACCCTCGAAGGGTTCACACTTGAGGTGTTGCACGACAAAGTCATCATCAGGAGTGGTGAatgaggaatcaccctcggtaATCTATGACCGATTAGCTACACTACAGATATATCATCAGGAGTGAGATTCGAGGTATCACCCTCGGTGCTCGATAGTAACTCTGCATAGTCGTACAACAAAAGGGGGGTGCTGGTGATGTGTCCGTCTATGCACCTCGATCACATTGACCGGGTCATCCGTAAGCAAAGCATGGCAACACGGACAAGGGTGCAGGGCCACtaatggatcactaaccaacctatactaagcatatAGGATAACAGGTAAAGTAACAACAACAtgttacaaaagcaggctatgcattagAATAGAAGCTATCGAACAACAATAgtaaaatctaatgcaagcatgagagagaaAAGTGGGCGATATAGAAATGATCAAGGGGGTTTTGCTCGCTTGGAAGCTCTGATGAAAGGGATTGGACGTCAGGAGCGTAGTCGTTCTCGGGAGCAGCGCCGGTCTcagggtctaccggagagaagagggggaagaagtAGTAAATAtaagagagaattccttatttaacactcTCTTAAAATTGtgttccttatttgacactgaaGAAAATTTTCTTCCCTATATGATCTCTAGTCTTAATTTTTTCCCTATATGACACTCTAGTGCATTTTGTTCACGTGAAAAGACCATTTTACCCATATGTATAATGTGACCACAAATATGCTTTCGAAAAGTCTGTTGAATTAGGCCAGCCGGTAAAAAATCAGGTCAAGTCTACTACGTTTAGGAATTTTCCTCTGGATAAGTGGCGGGGTGGGCGGACAGAGTCAGCCGGCTGGACAGCAACCGCAACACGGCCGGAGCCGGCTATGCTACCTCCCTCCCGGCCATCTACTCCAGAAGACAGCCGAGCTCGCGTCGATCTCCTGGCTGATGCGTGATGCTTGAGGCGTGCTATGGATGGATGATGGATGGATCTCTTGGTGGCTCCCCGTGGGTGCGCCGTGCGTTGCCTCCTTTTGTGCGTGCGTTGTGCCTCGGTATTTATAGGCAGCTGGAGAAGGTCCGGCGCTGGCCATTGCCGTTCCGATTTTTATGGTGCGATATGGATGTAACGTTGTTTAAGATAAACGCGTCCCTACCTCAACCCCTTGAAGGTTGTTTAAATCTTTGACCCTGTGCGACAGCGGAATCCATCGATACAAAGTGAAGCAAAcgaaattcaaaaaaaattgaagCAAACAGAGCCTTTGTCTCTCGCTCTTTGGAAATCTCCAGCCGGTACAAGAAATCATGACCGAGGCCTTCGATGGTTCATGTGCTAATTGACCGGTCTGGCTAGTTGTCTATACATATTTGTGTACATATACGCGACCAGCTTGCCTGCCGGAGCATAGATATTTAAATACGTACGCGTACCCTGACGATCAAGCGAATACATGTATTCTAGCTTCGTATGACCCGGTTCATATACATACGCATGTTGGCTGCACCGAACCGGGCATACGTTCGTGCTACCACGCAACTTCCTTCCATACAGCTATAGGTCCTGCATGGGCCATGCAAATACGTGCACATGCACTAATGGCATGCACGTAGGTGGTCACCGAAGCACACACAAAAGTGCTTAAAAAATTCATTCATTTTTAAGAATGCATTTTAGTGTTAAAGCACACGTACAAAAGTACGTCAAACAGTCGCACTCACAAACCATACCGCATGAAACTAGACCCACAGTTGAATACGTTCTAAATACATTGGATGCATGCGCTCAGGTATACAGAATACACACGCATCCCAAAAAAGACCAACGGAGGAGATAACATGTTCAGCTGTGCTCACTCTCATAAACGAATTTTCCCTAGTTAGGCTCAATGCTACATATTTCTGGTCACATTATGTACAGGGGCAAAAAGGTCTTTTCACGTGTACAAAATGAACTAGAGTGTCATATAGGGAAAGAAATTAAGATTATAGGTCATATAGGGAAGAAATTTTtttcagtgtcaaataaggaacaTGATTTTAAGggagtgtcaaataaggaattctctctaaatataaagcaaacaaaTGCATCATaatgcatgacatggcaatatgctatgCTAGGGTGACCTAATGCAGTGCTACGCGTTACAGGCGGAGTGGGAAAATATCTGTGAATATTTTCCCGACTTTAGGCAGTCATCAGACAAACGATCTGAAGGACAAGGTTCCATGTTTGCAGTGTTAGAGGCATGTGACAGGTACGTGAAGGGAATAAACAGATTCTTTTCATTtttttctatatatatatatagatatatatatatatatataggaaaatgGTTGTGTACTCCTGAGAGTACGTACTCCCGCTTCTCATATACTACATAGATGAATCTTTTATACCActttattatttttaatatacTTCATTAGTAATTATTAGATACCCCAAAATGAGTTCCATGAAAAAATTCATGTGAATCTATATATTTTTAAATGTTTACGTATATACTGATGTGTTTGTACGTGAAAAATGTATATTACAAAAATTACATCATAGATAATATTTTTTCAACAAAACTCATATTGGGGTATCTTAGAATATTTAATGAAGTATATTGAGAATAATAAAGAGGTATAATTAATGCGTATATGAAGTATATTGAGAATGGGAGTACATACTCCCAGGAGTACAGAAGAGgagtcctatatatatatatatatatatatatataaatttcATCCAAGTTAcgatttattttatattatttttacaAAGTTTTAATGAGTTTCTGAATTACTGGATTTATTTCAAATCAAAAATATAATAAATATATTGTTATGGGTACACATAGAGTGTACCAGAGAGGTGCGTGTGTGGGTGACAAGTGGGGCCATTGAGCTGAGTCAGCAGTCAAAAGTTTGACTGTTCACTGGTCAATGGGACTAGTGGGACCCATATGTCATAGGGACAGAGCTAATAAATTGTTTTAGTTAACTTAATTGACTGGTGGGGGTCCACTGTCAGTGTCTAGGGGTTAGATTGGCAGAAAAAATGATTAGGCCTAATCTTAATTAGCCATTGTTCTAATTTCTTCTATTAATGAAAAGAcaatgataatgataatgaaaaaaATGATAATGTATTTTTTTTCTCCCGTGGAGACAACGGAGTAAATTCTGTCTATGACACAGATTACAAACAAAGCAACATGTGGAGTGATTGGCGTCAGGGAGAGAAAAAAAATAGCCACACGTCCCCTGCCGCCGTGATCCCCCGTCTTTGACTTGTAGTTGCAGGTTGCAATCGCAGCTGCTTCCGAAACTCTTGCCTCGACACAAAGAAAGGTAGCTGCATCTGGTTTCGCCGCTTTGCTGCTGTTCGTCTGGGCGCTACCTACTCGTCGTCTCCGATGCCTCTCCTCCTGCTTCAAGGTACCAAGATGTCTCCAGTAACCGTATTCTTCAGTATCAGTATCGCACCTGATTGCCTTGCCTTCCCTTCCCTTGCTGGTGTCGGATGTGTTCCCAGCTCCGCAAGTCCCAGAAGAGAGGTTTATTTCGGTGATTTCTATCTATTTACAGTAGCGGCAGGAACAGGGGATAGAATCAATACTGCAATTTGATGCATGGAGGTCCTTGTTCTCTTATGCTGCATGGCCTGCCGGCCGCCGCTGCCCCCCTCTTGCAATTAGTTGTCTCAGCTGAGCAAATCCCTAGCTTAATCCGTGATGAATCTCACCGCTGGAACTCGATGCCCCCTAATGATTTCGCGCGATTTTCCCATCACACATAGGATTCACAATCCCCGTTTCTTTGTATTCGAAATTCATCCTAAGTTTAACATTTCCCCAGTAACTTCACAAAGCCAGCCTTATCATTGCCCCAGTAGCAAGCAAATCCTTTCTGAATGTTTCTCTGAATAACCCAGCCTTATACAgtatttctttctttttttgcagTTCTGCCATTTGTGGGCGTCGTCACACCACTGAACCGTGAGCTCCCACCGACGTGGATGTGATGTCCATCGCGTGCTGCTTGCCAGTGGTGGAGTGCGTGTACTGCCTGGCATGCACGCGCTGGGTGTGGCAGCGCTGCCTCCACACCACCGGCTACGACAGCGAGACCTGGGGCCTCGCCTCGCCGGGGGAGTTCGAGCCCGTGCCGCGGCTATGCCGCTTCATCCTAGCCGTCTACGAGGACGACCTCGAGACCCCGCAGTGGGCGCCTCCGGGCGGCTACGGCATCGAGCCCCGGTGGGTGGTGCGGCGGAGGACGCCCGAGCACACCCACGGGCGCGCCCCGACCTACCTGCTGTACGTCGACCACCGGCACGCGGACGTCGTGCTCGCCGTGCGCGGCATGGACATGGCCAAGGAGAGCGACTACGCCGTGCTGCTGGACAACAGGATCGGCCAGGCGGGCTTCGACGGCGGCTACGTGCACAACGGCCTGCTCAAGGCCGCCGAGTGGGTGCTCGACGCCGAGTGCGACGCGCTGCGGGACCTCCTGGCCACCAACCCCGGCTACACGCTCACGTTCGCCGGGCACTCCCTCGGCTCCGGCGTCGCGGCCATGCTGGCTCTGCTGGCGGTGCGCGACCGGGACCGGCTGGGCGGggtggagaggaggagggtacGGTGCTTCGCCATGGCGCCTCCCAGGTGCATGTCGCTCAATCTGGCTGTCCGTTATGCCGACGTCATTAACTCGGTTATTCTTCAGGTGAGAGTGAGACTCCATGCCAGTTTAGGATAAACAACCCAGCTGAATTCTGCTTGTATCGTCTGATTCATGTTTGATAAATTACAGGATGATTTTCTGCCTCGCACCGACATTCCTCTGGAAGACATTATCAAGTCACTTTTCTGGTAAAGAAACCATCATCAACGGGGTTCATTCTGTCACTAGCCTGTAATATCTTTTCAGGGTGCTTGATGCAATCCCCTTTCCTTTACTACAGTTTGCCATGCCTTCTGTGTGGGAACTGCCTGATAGCTACATGCATACCTGAAAGTGTCATGTTGAGAGATCCAAGGCGTCTCTACGCACCCGGCCGGCTTTACCACATTGTAGAAAGGAAGCCTTTCAGGTAGTATGATTTTACCGGAAATGTTTTTACTGAAGTTTTCCTACAAATATAAGGTACTACTGTTCAATTCATTAGCTCGTACAACTAACATTCTACTCTAGTATGTGAACCAGAGAAATGCTGTAGAGATCCTTGGTGATTTTGGTTTTAGTTTTTCTTGCTTGGATTTATGACATTGGTTGAGACTTATAGTTTGTTGAAATAACTGCTGCAGATGTGGAAGATATCCGCCTGCCGTTAGAACAGCAGTGCCAGTGGATGGCAGATTCGAGCACATAGTTCTTTCTTGCAACGCAATTTCTGACCATGCCATTATCTGGATAGAAAGGGAAGCCCAAAGAGCAGTGGATGTGAGCCTACGCCTGTCCTCCTCTTATTGAGTTAGTGTCATAAAAGTGTCATTCACATAGTGTACTCCGTCACTAACCAATCATCAACGCTGAAGTTTCAAAACTTAAATTTGCACTGATTTTCCGTCGCACCTTCTTTCAACATCATCCCTTCTCCATCACTAGCCAGATATTTTTCTCCAGGTCTTTATCTGTACAGTTGCTGTGATGCACAAATTGCCTACAAAATAGTCTCTTCCTGACATTTCAGTTGATGCTGGAGAATGAGAGGACCATGAAAGCGCcggaaaatcaaaggatggatgGCGAAACCGCGGCAACAAGGGATCACATTGAGGAGCAGCAGGCGGCCCTGAGGCGTGCTGTCACGCTAGGGATCGCAGATGTTAACCTGCCGTCAACATACGGAACATTCGACGAAAATGCAACTCCGGAGGAGCGCCAGGCATCGCCGGTGCTGCTTGACAGTGGCAGGCGCAGAATGGTTTGGAATGAGTGGATCGCGAGGATATTTGAGAAGGATGAATCCGGGCAAATGGTTCCACGGAGATAGATGATGGTGCATGTCAGTGGACGGAATTATGCGTCAGAAGTAGAAAAATTCAGACATTCAATTCTTGGTATGCAGTGCATGCTGTCACGTGTTCGAGCATGTTTTGGAAACCTTGAAATGGTGTTGAAAGAAATAGCAGTCGTTGATGTAGGCCAAAATATACATAGGTGAGATGTATTGATGAGTAAATCTAGATTGTACATTGGATCTTCAAAGAGCAGAATTTTTTTAGGAGAAATTTTTTTCCGAGTAACTGGAAGGAGCACTGCTTTTTTTTTTAGTCAGAATCCTCTCCCTGAGAGTGAGAGCGCGTGGGTGGGCCGGCGGCTCGGTCGGCTGGCTGGCTGGGACTTTTTTCTCTCTTCTCCCTTGTCTTTGAAAATTCAAATGTGTTAGAATACAACGTGTATTAAGATTATGACTCTTACTCGGTTTATAATAAAGCCAGGTCAGGTGCGGCTTAGCTTTTATATATACTTCTTGTACCGGCACAATATTGCATCAACAATTATTCAATACAATTCTACATGGTATCAGACTTTCGATACTAGGGTATGGCTAACCCGTCAGCCtcgccaccgctgccgccgctcGGTTACTTCGAGCGGCGCGCCGCCAAGGTCGCCGCGGCCACGGCCTCCTCCGCCTCTACCTCTACTCTACCTCTACCTCCACCAATACCCActtccaccttcttcaccgacatcATCTCCGATATTAGCCCTTACATCTCCGTAATCCTAGACCTCGCTGCTCACAACTACTACCATTGGCGTCACCTTTTCGGCGTCCACCTTGGGCGATGCAATCTCCGCTCTCACGTTGCCGACGACTCTCTTCCTCAACTTCATGATCCGCAATGGGTCAAGGATGATCTCGCCATTATTCAATGGATCTACATGCGAGTTTCCACACAGATATTCAATCTTGTCCACTGTGACAGTTCCTCCGCCGCCGATCTATGGACGGCCCTTCGTCAGCTCTTCCGGGACAACATCGACACTCGCGCCAACAATCTCCACACCGAGCTTCAGAATACGGTGCAAGGTGATTCACCAGTCGGCGTCTACTGCCAATGCCTCAAGGCGATCACGGATGAACTCCGCGAACTTGGTGATCCGATCGACGATCGCCAGCTTATCAACGCCCTCCTCGTCGGCCTCAGCGAGCGGTTCGAGAAGCAGGCCTCCTTCATCCCTATGATGCGTCTGCGTCCCTCCTTCGCCGAGGTTCGCTCGATGCTCCAATGCGGTTGCTGATACGGTTTGGTTGCGCCAGTTGCTGCCGGAGCTGCACCGTCCTATTGAGCAAGCAATCATTGTTTACTGTGATAATATTTCAGCTGTCTACATGTCAGGGAATCTGGTTCAACACCGTCGCACCAATCATATTGAGATCGACATTCATTTTGTTCGAGGGAAGGTGGCTCTCGGCCAAGTTCGCGTTCTCCATGTGCCTACTGCTCAGTTTGCTAATATCTTACTAAAGTCCTGGCGACTACTCCGTTTCAAGACATTCGTTTCAGTCTCAACGTCGTCTAGCCTATCGTTGACACGGGGGATGTTAGAATACAACTTGTATTAGGATTATGACTCCTACTCGGTTTGTAATAAGGCTAAGGCCATGTGCGGCTTAGCTCTTATATATACTTCTTGTACCGGCACAATATTGCATCAATAATTATTCAATATAATTCTACAAAATGCATTTTGAATTTGATTTTTCTTCCAACAGTAAACTTGTTCTAAATTCTGATTGGAATATTTCTGAATAGGTGCATATCTTGTCTAGAGTTTTGACAATCTTTTTATGCCCTTGTCCTAATGGGCTTTTCGATaattcatactccctccgtcccaaaataagtgtcacaatgttagtacaactttgtactaaggttaatacaaagttgagacaattattttaggacggagggagtatttgaatattttgcttttattatttttatttttaaccCTGGATTTACTTGTAGTTTAAATTGACCAAACTTAAACCACTTACAAACCTTTGACCACTCAAGGGAAATAAGGCAAATATAAATCCTTTCTTTACTGCCCTTATGAAACTTGGATAGAACTTTTATTCAAAGGAACTAGTCAAGGCCTTTAATTAAACTCGAATTTGACTTAGGGTTTAAGAATTGATCATGTTTGATCTCCAAATTCCAAATATGCAATGAAATCATGGATGCAATGCTTCTATAAATGTGCCGTGTAATACTAGTAGATGTATCTATGGTGTCTATGTCCATATCAAAATGCACATCCTAAATTTAGGTTTGGGATGTGACAGTAGCCGGGCCGGCCCAGCACGACACGGCATGCACGTCCCAGTGCAACAATGCACATCCTAAataaaaaggccggcccagcgTGACACGGCTGCAATCTGGCTTGTGTTATGTTTCTGTCAAAAAAGACAAAAAATAcataaaaatctaaaaaaaagGGGGAAATAAAAAAATCGTGTTGTGGCAGCATTGAGGCCTGGATTTGGGGATTGGCCGCATTCCATGGCAGGCCAAAGGTAAGCTCGACCATTTTATTTCCCTGTCGGCCCAGCATTGAGGTCTGGCTTATCGGCTGTGTTCTATGGCAGGCCAAAGGTCAGCTCGATCTTTTCATTTATGTGCCGTGCCTGATAAAAATCAGACACGGCCTTCTTATTTTTAAATTATTTGAATTGCTTACCACATGTATCACGTGATAAATCAGACACGACCCTTATGGCCAGGTTTGCTGTAGACTCCCTTGATGTACTTTAACGGACGATTGCTCCCTACGCGAAAACAGCCGATGCGATGGGTGGGTGGCCATGTCGACCGAACCCCACCATACCATTACCACGGGCAGCGCCGGCAGCCACCAGCACGCGCCCGCACGCCCCTGCCGTCCCGGTATGCCCTGGCCCAAATGGCTCACCACCAGAAAGAACCAACCGAGGCGTTGGGTGGATCACAATCCATGTATGGTCGGTGCGGTGCGTTGCCACTCTCGCTCGTTCATCCTCGGCACACGCGGCGGTCGCCGGCATTTTTCGAGGAAACATTTGATTTGGACCTCGACCACCCATCCGACTCCGATTCAACCAGAGCTGTACCTGCAATCATGCCCTGCGGAACACACACCGTCCACCTTTTAGACTCTACTAGTGGACTATGGATGGGAGAATATGGGATCGTAAACTGTGCGTTTGCTTCCAGCAACGTCCAGCCTACCCACATGAAGGCGGACGCTGACCCTGGACCGGACCCAACCCCGCCCCGAGGGAGCCCGGCCAGAGTCCGTCCCGCGCAGCACGCCCGGCTGGACCCGACCCAACCCAACCCGCCGCCGCACCGAGCAACCGAGCCACAATAATTGGTTGCCGCCAAGCAAGCGCCACTAGCCACGGCAGTTTCTGTCACCGCTTCCGAGTCTGCGCTAGTGCGGTCGGGTCTACCTTCCTCCGATCGGGTGGCTCTGGACTGTGGTCGCCAAGCCAGCCATGGCCGCCTTCCCCTCCGTGTCTGCGGCGAGGACGAGGCCGAGACCCATCCTCCTCCTGGTCCTGGCCGCGTCGGTGGTCGCGGTGGCGGTGCTCGCGCGCGGCGCCCGCGCGCAGCTCTCCGCGGGGTTCTACTCGGCGAGCTGCCCCACCGTGCACGGCGCCGTGCGCCAGGTCATGTCGCAGGCCGTCCTGAACGACACCCGCACCGGCGCCGCCatcctccgcctcttcttccACGACTGCTTCGTCAACGTACGCGTCTCCAGCACGTTCGTGTCCGTGTGAATCAGATCCCTCTGACTGAATTGGTTTGCATGATGACTCTTCCAGGGCTGCGACGCCTCGCTGCTGCTCGACGACACGGCCACCACGCCCGGCGAGAAGAGCTCCGGCCCCAACGCCGGCGGCTCCACCTTCGGCTTCGACGTCATCGACAACATCAAGACGCAGGTCGAGGCCGCCTGCCCCGGGATCGTCTCCTGCGCCGACATCCTCGCCCTCGCCGCGCGCGACAGCGTCAACCTGGTCAGCCCCCCTCTCTCCACCCCACGCTCGCGCCATAGCAATTCTTCCCCAACGTGCCGGCCATGAATGAAACACTCgtcgtgcgtgcgtgcgtgcattCAGCTGGGCGGGCCGAGCTGGGCGGTGCCCCTGGGGCGGCGCGACGCGACGGCCCCGGACCCGGACGGGGCGAGGACGCTGCCGGGCCCGGACCTGGACCTCGCCGCGCTCGTCTCCGCCTTCGCCGCCAAGGGGCTCACGTCGCGCGACCTGGCCGCGCTCTCGGGCGCGCACACGGTCGGCATGGCGCGCTGCGTGCAGTTCCGCACCCACGTCTACTGCGACGCCAACGTGAGCCCGGCCTTCGCGTCGCAGCAGCGGCAGCTCTGCCCGGCCTCCGGCGGCGACGCCAGCCTCGCGCCGCTCGACCCGCTCACCCCCAACGAGTTCGACAACGGATACTACCGGAACCTCATGTCCGGCGCCGGGCTGCTGCGCTCCGACCAGGAGCTCTTCAACAACGGGGCCGTGGACTCCCTGGTGCGCCTCTACAGCGCCAACCCCGCCGCCTTCTCGGCCGACTTCGCCGCCTCCATGATCAACCTCGGCAACGTCAGCCCGCTCACGGGGGCCAGCGGGGAGATCAGGCTGGATTGCAGGAAAGTCAATTCTTGATTTACATACATACATACACTAGTAGTATATATATTGGAAGGAGTAACATGTTTTACTAATTCGTTGATGAAATCGACGAAGCATGACACTGCATCGGAATAGAAATGCGTCAAGCAATTAGTGAGTTGATTGATTCATTGATTGATTTTCTTTCTttcatgatgatgatgaagttgtaGAGCTTTACTATTTTAGGAAGATATCTGACGTAACCATTATCTATATGATCCAAACTACTCTATATATATGAAATGCACATTGCAGATTTGGTGCTGTAGTGCTACTTTAGTAGCGATCAGTAGCGTGGAAAACTTGAATCTAACAGCAGATCCATAGCCATTTCAAATGTCCAATCAGTGTGGGTAAcattggccctgtttggatcatGGGGTTAGAGCTAGTTTGGGTTAGTTTG containing:
- the LOC125514437 gene encoding uncharacterized protein LOC125514437 isoform X2 yields the protein MSIACCLPVVECVYCLACTRWVWQRCLHTTGYDSETWGLASPGEFEPVPRLCRFILAVYEDDLETPQWAPPGGYGIEPRWVVRRRTPEHTHGRAPTYLLYVDHRHADVVLAVRGMDMAKESDYAVLLDNRIGQAGFDGGYVHNGLLKAAEWVLDAECDALRDLLATNPGYTLTFAGHSLGSGVAAMLALLAVRDRDRLGGVERRRVRCFAMAPPRCMSLNLAVRYADVINSVILQDDFLPRTDIPLEDIIKSLFCLPCLLCGNCLIATCIPESVMLRDPRRLYAPGRLYHIVERKPFRCGRYPPAVRTAVPVDGRFEHIVLSCNAISDHAIIWIEREAQRAVDVFICTVAVMHKLPTK
- the LOC125514437 gene encoding uncharacterized protein LOC125514437 isoform X1, which codes for MSIACCLPVVECVYCLACTRWVWQRCLHTTGYDSETWGLASPGEFEPVPRLCRFILAVYEDDLETPQWAPPGGYGIEPRWVVRRRTPEHTHGRAPTYLLYVDHRHADVVLAVRGMDMAKESDYAVLLDNRIGQAGFDGGYVHNGLLKAAEWVLDAECDALRDLLATNPGYTLTFAGHSLGSGVAAMLALLAVRDRDRLGGVERRRVRCFAMAPPRCMSLNLAVRYADVINSVILQDDFLPRTDIPLEDIIKSLFCLPCLLCGNCLIATCIPESVMLRDPRRLYAPGRLYHIVERKPFRCGRYPPAVRTAVPVDGRFEHIVLSCNAISDHAIIWIEREAQRAVDLMLENERTMKAPENQRMDGETAATRDHIEEQQAALRRAVTLGIADVNLPSTYGTFDENATPEERQASPVLLDSGRRRMVWNEWIARIFEKDESGQMVPRR
- the LOC125514438 gene encoding peroxidase P7-like, which encodes MAAFPSVSAARTRPRPILLLVLAASVVAVAVLARGARAQLSAGFYSASCPTVHGAVRQVMSQAVLNDTRTGAAILRLFFHDCFVNGCDASLLLDDTATTPGEKSSGPNAGGSTFGFDVIDNIKTQVEAACPGIVSCADILALAARDSVNLLGGPSWAVPLGRRDATAPDPDGARTLPGPDLDLAALVSAFAAKGLTSRDLAALSGAHTVGMARCVQFRTHVYCDANVSPAFASQQRQLCPASGGDASLAPLDPLTPNEFDNGYYRNLMSGAGLLRSDQELFNNGAVDSLVRLYSANPAAFSADFAASMINLGNVSPLTGASGEIRLDCRKVNS